ATCGACGACTCCCCGAACCTGTCGATGATGGAGATCCGGGCGAAGTGCCGCCGGCTCAAGCAGCGCAACGGCCTCAAGCTCGTGATCATCGACTACCTCCAGCTGATGCAGTCCGGCGGCTCGAAGCGGCAGGAGAGCCGCCAGCAGGAGGTCTCCGACATGTCGCGAAACCTCAAGCTCCTCGCCAAGGAGCTGGAGCTGCCCGTGATCGCGCTCTCCCAGCTGAACCGTGGTCCCGAGCAGCGCACCGACAAGAAGCCCATGGTCTCCGACCTGCGTGAGTCGGGATCGATCGAGCAGGACGCCGACATGGTGATCCTGCTGCACCGCGAGGACGCCTACGAGAAGGAGTCCCCGAGGGCGGGCGAGGCCGACATCATCGTGGGCAAGCACCGTAACGGCCCGACGGCCACGATCACCGTGGCCTTCCAGGGCCACTACTCACGCTTCGTGGACATGGCCCAGACCTGACCGGAAGCCCACCCGGTCGGTCAGACGGCCGCCGGGCCGGCGTTCGCGAGGGTGCGTACGCCGGTGAGGCTGTCGTCGTGGGTGGGGGACCAACCGAGCTCTCGCTCGGCCTTGCTCGCGTCGAGGCGGAGTTGGCTCGTCATGGCGGTGTGGGCCAGCGGTGCCGGCTTGAGCAGCCAGAGCGGGACCCGCAGGGGACGGGGGGCTCCGAAGGCCGCGGCGACTTCCCGGATGTGCCGGCCGAAGGGGAGCGGGGTGCGGTCCGCGATGTTGTACGCCTGGCCCGGAGTGCCGCTCTCGACCGCGAGGACGACGGCCCGTGCCGCGTCGTCGACGTCCACCCAGGAGAGGGCGCGTCCGTGGTCGGCGACCACGGGCAGTGCCCGCTTGCGCAGCAGGGGGACCATGTCGTCGTCGGTGACCCCGGCGCCGTAGAAGAAGCCGAAGCGCAGGCTGACCGCTTCGAGGCCCTCCGCGGTGAAGGCCATCCGCTCCTTGGCGCGCATGGCGCCGACGTGGCGCTCCAGCCAGGCGTCGGTGCCACGTGGGCCGAAGGGAGTGTTCTCCTCGGTGATGAGGCCGGTGCCGTGGTCCCCGTATCCGTAGCCGAACATCATCGACTCGACCACGAACCGGCGTGCGCCGGTGGCGCGGGCGGCGGCGAGCAGGTTCTCGGTGCCCCGGGTCCGCAGGGCGTTGGTCGTCGCCATGCTCCGGTGACGGGCCATGGACTCGCCCTGGAGAGCGGTCGCCGCGTGGATGACCACGTCGAAGGTGAGCCCGTCCACGGCCCCGAGGACCGCGTCGGTGTCCAGCAGGTCGGCGCGCAGGGTGTTCGTGGCGCTCCGTCCGAGCCCCGATACCTCGTGGCCCGCCGCGGTCAGCTGCCGGGTGGCGCTCCTGCCCAGTACGCCGCTCGCTCCTGCCAGCAGAACCTTCATGTCCGTGCTCCCTTCCGATCCGGTGATGTCCATGGGACGGATCGGGAAGCTTCGCATGTGACATCACGTTGGACGGGATCTATGACGACATCATTCGAAGCCCTGTTGCCCGGTACCGAGCGGGCCCTGCTGCACCGTGTCGCGGTCGCCCAGTCCGAGGGGCGCACGCCCTCCTTCGTCGGGGCCGTGGTCCGTGACGGAGCGATGGTGTGGAGCGGTTCGCGCAGTTGCGTGGACGGGCACGCACCGGACGCCGACACGCAGTTCAGGATCGGCTCCCTCACCAAGGTGTTCACGGCCGTGCTGGTGATGCGGCTGCGGGACGAGGGGCTCCTCGACCTCGACGATCCGCTGGAGCGACACCTCAAGGGGACGGGGGTCGGTGAGGTGACGATCGCCCAACTCCTCGGCCACAGCGGTGGCCTCGCCGCCGAGACGCCCGGCCAGTGGTGGGAGCGGTCCTCCGCCGCCCTGCGGCCGGAGCTCTCCGACGTCCTGGGGGAGCGGCCCTCCCTGCAGGTCCCGGGACGGCGCTTCCACTACTCCAACCCCGGCTACACGCTGCTGGGTTCGCTCGTCGAGGCGATCCGGGGGATCTCCTGGGAGGAGGCGCTGCGCGGCGAGATCCTGGAGCCGCTGGGGATGGGCCGAACGACGCTCGACCCGGTCGCCCCGCACGCGGGTGGCTGGGCGGTGCACCCCTGGGCCGATGTGATGCTGTCCGAACCGTCCGAACACCTGGGGTTGATGGCGCCGGCCGGGCAGCTGTGGTCGACCGCTGCGGACCTCGCCCGGTTCGCCGCGTTTCTCGCGGCAGGCGACGAGCGGGTGCTCGGGGCGGCCTCCGTGGAGGAGATGCGGGCGCCGGCCTCCCCCGACGGCGAGGGCGACTGGGAGGGGAGCTACGGGCTCGGTCTGCAGCTGCTGCGCCGGGACGGACGGACACTGATCGGCCACACCGGCTCGCTCCCGGGCTTCGTCGCCTGTCTCTGGGTGAGCGTGGAGGACGGACTGGCGGGGATCGCCCTCGCCAATGCCACCTCGGGGCCGCCGATCGCGGCCGTGGCGGCCGATCTCGTACGGATCGTGGCGGACGCCGAGCCGAGGTTCCCGGAGCCGTGGCGCCCGCTTCCGGAGGCCGAGGTCGACGAGGAGCTGCTGTCGCTGACCGGGCCCTGGTACTGGGGCACGTACTCCTACGGGCTCCGGCTCGGTCCTGACCGCTCCGTGCTGCTGGAGCCGCTGCGGGGCGCCGGGAGGAAGGCTCGTTTCCGGGCGCTGGCCGAGGGCGGCTGGGTCGGGCTCGACGGCTACTACGCGGGGGAGACCCTCCGGGTGGTGCGGCGTCCCGACGGCAGCGTGAGCCACCTCGACCTGGGGTCCTTCGTCTTCACCCGGGAGCCGTACGAGCCGGGGGGCGCGGTGCCGGGCGGGGTGGACGAGGCGGGCTGGCGCGGCCTCTGAGCCGTCCGTCCGGTGGTTTGCCCTGAGGCTTCCACCTCGGGTTTCACGTGAAACAGCGCGCCGGCTCGCACCCGGCGCGCTGTCCCTTTGGTCGGCCTCAGAGGCTCTTCTTGAAACCCACGTGGGAGGCCTCGAAACCGAGCCGCTCATAGAAGCGGTGGGCGTCGGTACGCGTGACGTCCGAGGTCAGCTGGACGAGCCGGCAGTCCTGGCGGCCGGACTCCTCGACGGCCCATTCGATGAGCCGGGTCCCGAGGCCGCTGCCCCGCTCGTCGGCGTGGATGCGGACGCCTTCGATGATCGAGCGGGTGGTGCCCCGGCGGGAGAGCCCGGGGATCACCGTCAGCTGGAGCGTGCCGACGATCTTGTCGCCACGGACAGCCACGACGACGTGCTGGTGGGGGTCGTTCGCGAGGCGCTCGAAGGCGGCGAGGTACGGAGCGAGGTCGTCGGGGGACTCGCGCTGCGCACCCAGCGGGTCGTCGGCGAGCATCGCGACGATGGCCGGGAGGTCCGTGGTGACAGCGGGACGTATCTCAAGATCACTCATGCCCCGCAGCGTACGCACGTGCGACCGCCGTCGCCGTGTCAGGCGGTGATGCTCACGCCCTCCACGACCTGGACCAGCGCGGCCGGCTTGGGGAGCCCCAGGGATTCCGCGCCGGGACTATCCCGCCGCGACGGTCAGCGGGGCGAAGCGGCGGCGCCAGTCACCGGGGAGGTCGGGGAGGGAGCGGACCATCACCGAGGTGGTGGCGATCGAGCCGATGCCGTTCTCCTTGGCCCAGCTCAACAGCTCCGTGTGGCGCACGTCGATGTCCGTGCGCAGCGGCCGGTCGGTGGCGGTGGCCAGGGAGGCGATCAGCGCCTGGGCCGTGGCCGGGTCCTTCGCGATCAGCGGCCCCACGACATGGGTGTCCATGTTGGGCCAGGCGGCCGCGAAGCCGGTGATCTCGCCGTCCTCCTCCGCGACCCGGAGGTGGTCCGCGAACGCGGGCAGCCTCGTGATGATGTGCGTGCGGTCGAGACCGAAGACCTCGTGGTCCAGACGCAGGATCGCCGGGAGGTCCTCGGCCGTCGCGGGCCGGACGGGGACGTCGGGGGCGGGGGTGGTGAAGTCGAACTGCCCGCACACCATCTCGGCCCGGCTCGTCTCGACGAAGCCCAGCTGCTCGTACAGGGGCTGTCCGTTGGCCGTGGCGTACAAGGTGAGTGGGGTGTCGCCGCTCTCCGCGAGGACGTGCCGCATGAGCCGGCGTGCCACTCCCTGGCGCGCGTACCGCTCCGAGACGAGCACCATGCCGATCGCGGCGAGCCCCGGGCCGTACGAGGTGACCACGCAACAGGTGATCAGTCCCGTGCCGTCCGGGTCGTCGATGCCGTAGCCGGTTCCCGAGGTGAGCAGATGGCCCCACTTGTATTCCTCGCGCAGCCATCCCCGGTTCTCCGAGAGGTCGGCGCAGGCGAGGAGGTCGTCCGAGGTGAGGCGCCGGATGGGGAGCTGAGCGAGAGCGGAGGAGGAAGTCGGCATGCTTCTCAGGCTGTCCGAAGCGGTGATCCGCCGTCCACTGCTTTACGGAATCAGGCCGACACCCGAGGGGGGTGTTGATTCCTTCGCGGGGGATGCGGACGATGTTTCACGTGGAACCGAGAGAATCCGTGGAACCCCGGCCCGGCCGGCTGCACCTCTTCGACCTCGACGGCACGCTGATCCGTGGGTCGGCCGCCGCGGTGGAGATCTCCCGGCAGCTGGGTCTCGTCGAGGAGATCGCCGCACTGGAGGCAGGGTTCCTGCGGGGGCTCACTCCGGACGAGTTCGCCGTACGGGCCCGCGCGCTCTGGTCCACGCTCACATCGGAGCAGGTCGCGGCCGCCTTCGCGGGGGCGCCGTGGCTGGCGGGCATCCGCGAGGTCTGGGCGGACATCAGGGCCCGGGGCGAGCGCTGCGCGGTCATCTCCCTCTCGCCGGACTTCTTCGTCGAGCGACTGCTCGACTGGGGCGTCGACACGACACACGGTTCACGCTGGCCGGCCGTCCCCTTCGTCGAGCCGATCCACCGGCCCGGCATCCTCGACGCGGCGGCGAAGGTACGGATCGCCCGGGAGCTCTGCGAGGGGTACGGGGTGGGGTGGGCCGACTGCGTGGCCTACGGGGACTCGATGTCCGACGCCGAGCTCTTCACGGTCGTGCGGCACACCGTGGCCGTCAACGCGGACCACCATCTCGCCGGGCTCTCCCGCCACAGCTACACCGGGGGAGACCTGCGCGAGGCCTACGCCTTGGTCCGAAACAGCGCAGCTTAGCCAGAAACGAGGTCCTATGGACCGAGAACGCCTCTTTCCGCCTGAAGTTGCACCGCCGCCGCCATACTGCGAGCACGGAAGCCGGCCAGCGCGAGGCGAGGCACATGATGGATGCTCCGACCACTACGAAGGACGGGGCGGAGGCCCGAATATCCGAAGGGGCCTCCCCCGACGCGGTTCTGGTCCGCCGTACGCTGGCGGAGATCGCGCCCGTCGCCGATCAGGTGACCTCGTACTTCTACGCCCTGCTCTTCGTCCGGAACCCCGAGTTGCGCGACATGTTCCCCGTGGCCATGGACGCCCAGCGGGACCGGCTCCTGAAGGCCCTCCTGGCTGCGGCCGAGCACATGGACGACGTACCGGTCCTCACCGCTTATCTGGAGAACCTCGGCAGGGGGCACCGCAAGTACGGCACTCAGGCCGCCCACTACCCGGCCGTCGGCGAGGCCCTCATCGGCGCCCTCGTCCGGTACGCCACGGATAGCTGGGGCGAGGAGACCGAGGCGGCCTGGGTCCGTACGTACACGACGATCTCCCAGATCATGATCGACGCCGCCGCGGAGGACGAGCGGCAGGCGCCCGCCTGGTGGCAGGCCGAGGTGGTCACCCATGATCTGCGCACCTCCGACGTCGCCGTCGTCACCCTCCGCCCCGACCAGCCGTACCCCTTCCTGGCGGGGCAGTACACGACGCTGGAGACGCCCTGGTGGCCGCGGATATGGCGTCACTACTCCTTCGCCTCGGCTCCTCGGCCCGACGGACTGCTCTCCCTCCACGTCAAGGCGGTCCCGGCGGGCTGGGTGTCGAACGCTCTGGTGCACCGGGCGCGCCCCGGGGACGTGCTGCGCCTCGGTCCGCCGGCCGGCTCCATGACGGTCGACCACTCCACCGACAGCGGACTGCTCTGCCTGGGCGGCGGTACCGGGATAGCGCCGATCAAGGCCCTGGTCGAGGACGTGGCCGAGCATGGGGACCGGCGTCCGGTCGACGTCTTCTACGGCGCGCGCAGCGCCCACGACCTCTACGACATCGACACGATGCTGCGGCTCCAGAAGACCTTCCCCTGGCTCTCCGTGCACCCCGTCGTCGAGAGGCAGGGGTGCCTCCCGGACGCCGTCTGCCGCTACGGGTCATGGGCGGAGCGCGATGCCTACCTCTCGGGTCCGCTCGGCATGGTCCGCCGAGGGGTCGACGCCCTGCGCGGAGTAGGGGTGCCCTCGGACCGCATCCGGCACGACTTCCTGGCGGAGCTCACCGCGTGAGTGCCGATCAACCCAGGTCGGGGGCGTGCATGGCGCGGACCCCCTCGATGTTGCCGTCGAGGTAGTGGCGCAGGGAGAGCGGGACGAGGTGGACGGCGGCGATGCCGACCCGGCTGAACGGCACCCGGACGATCTCGTACTCGCCGACCGGCTCGTCGATCTCGGGGCCGTGCCGCAGGGAGGGGTCCATGGAGTCGAGTCGGCACACGAAGAAGTGCTGGACCTTCACTCCGGAGACCCCGCCGTCGACGATGTGCTCGACGGTGTCGACGAAGCAGGGCACCACATCGGTGATCTTGGCGCCGAGCTCCTCGTGCACCTCGCGGTGCAGGGCCTCGACGACGGTGGTGTCGGATGGCTCCACGCCGCCGCCGGGCGTGAGCCAGTAGGGATCCATCCCTGGCTTGGTGCGTTTGATGAGGACGAGATCGTCCCCGTCGAGCAGGATGGCGCGTGCGGTGCGCTTGATCACGGGCCGTTCGGTCATGGGAAGAAAATGGCCCGTACGCGGTGTCCTGAAACTCACCAGTCCCCTGCGGCGTGCAGCAGGCACTCGTGGGCCCGTGCGATCGGGGACAGCGCGAGCGTGCCGGTCCGCACCACCAGGAAGTAGGTCCGCAGCGGCGGCACCGGAGGGTCGAGCAGCGCCACGAGCCGCCCCTGCTCCAGTGCCTCCTCGCACAGATAGCGCGGCAGGACGGCAAGACCGGCACCGGAAGCGGCGGAGTCCCGTACGGCCCGCAGGTCGGGGGCGATCACGGTCGCTGCCGCCGCCGGCTCGGTCTCGAAGACGGCCGCCCAGTAGCGGGAGACGAACGGCAGCGACTCGTGCACCTCGACCACCGGAAGCTGTTCCAGGACCACGGAGCCCTTGCGGAGCAGAACGTCCGGGGAGAGCCGGGCCGCCCAACGAGGGGCCGCGACCAGGACGTGCTCCTCGTCGCAGAGGGGGGTCGCGACGAAGAGACCACCGCGCGGGCGGGCGGTGGTGAGGGCCAGATCGTGGTGGCCCGCCGCGAGCCCGTCGAGGGTCTCCTCCGCGTTGCCCAGGAACGAGGCCCGTACGGCGAGCCCCTGGCCGACCAGCGGGGTGAGGGCGGGCAGCGCGCGGAGCGCGGTGAACTCCGGTGGGCCGGCGACATGAAGGGTGCGGACGGTGCTCTCCTCGGCGAGGCCGTTCTCGGCGATCTCGACCAGGGCGTCC
Above is a genomic segment from Streptomyces sp. NBC_00094 containing:
- a CDS encoding GNAT family N-acetyltransferase, producing MSDLEIRPAVTTDLPAIVAMLADDPLGAQRESPDDLAPYLAAFERLANDPHQHVVVAVRGDKIVGTLQLTVIPGLSRRGTTRSIIEGVRIHADERGSGLGTRLIEWAVEESGRQDCRLVQLTSDVTRTDAHRFYERLGFEASHVGFKKSL
- a CDS encoding GNAT family N-acetyltransferase, with amino-acid sequence MPTSSSALAQLPIRRLTSDDLLACADLSENRGWLREEYKWGHLLTSGTGYGIDDPDGTGLITCCVVTSYGPGLAAIGMVLVSERYARQGVARRLMRHVLAESGDTPLTLYATANGQPLYEQLGFVETSRAEMVCGQFDFTTPAPDVPVRPATAEDLPAILRLDHEVFGLDRTHIITRLPAFADHLRVAEEDGEITGFAAAWPNMDTHVVGPLIAKDPATAQALIASLATATDRPLRTDIDVRHTELLSWAKENGIGSIATTSVMVRSLPDLPGDWRRRFAPLTVAAG
- a CDS encoding LysR family transcriptional regulator, giving the protein MDLALLRTFVAVHRAGSFTRAAALLGLSQPAVTSQIRTLERQLGRPLFLRRARGVTPTTIGDELAHRAAPHLDALVEIAENGLAEESTVRTLHVAGPPEFTALRALPALTPLVGQGLAVRASFLGNAEETLDGLAAGHHDLALTTARPRGGLFVATPLCDEEHVLVAAPRWAARLSPDVLLRKGSVVLEQLPVVEVHESLPFVSRYWAAVFETEPAAAATVIAPDLRAVRDSAASGAGLAVLPRYLCEEALEQGRLVALLDPPVPPLRTYFLVVRTGTLALSPIARAHECLLHAAGDW
- a CDS encoding HAD family phosphatase — translated: MFHVEPRESVEPRPGRLHLFDLDGTLIRGSAAAVEISRQLGLVEEIAALEAGFLRGLTPDEFAVRARALWSTLTSEQVAAAFAGAPWLAGIREVWADIRARGERCAVISLSPDFFVERLLDWGVDTTHGSRWPAVPFVEPIHRPGILDAAAKVRIARELCEGYGVGWADCVAYGDSMSDAELFTVVRHTVAVNADHHLAGLSRHSYTGGDLREAYALVRNSAA
- a CDS encoding NAD(P)-dependent oxidoreductase is translated as MKVLLAGASGVLGRSATRQLTAAGHEVSGLGRSATNTLRADLLDTDAVLGAVDGLTFDVVIHAATALQGESMARHRSMATTNALRTRGTENLLAAARATGARRFVVESMMFGYGYGDHGTGLITEENTPFGPRGTDAWLERHVGAMRAKERMAFTAEGLEAVSLRFGFFYGAGVTDDDMVPLLRKRALPVVADHGRALSWVDVDDAARAVVLAVESGTPGQAYNIADRTPLPFGRHIREVAAAFGAPRPLRVPLWLLKPAPLAHTAMTSQLRLDASKAERELGWSPTHDDSLTGVRTLANAGPAAV
- a CDS encoding NUDIX domain-containing protein; this encodes MTERPVIKRTARAILLDGDDLVLIKRTKPGMDPYWLTPGGGVEPSDTTVVEALHREVHEELGAKITDVVPCFVDTVEHIVDGGVSGVKVQHFFVCRLDSMDPSLRHGPEIDEPVGEYEIVRVPFSRVGIAAVHLVPLSLRHYLDGNIEGVRAMHAPDLG
- a CDS encoding serine hydrolase, with product MTTSFEALLPGTERALLHRVAVAQSEGRTPSFVGAVVRDGAMVWSGSRSCVDGHAPDADTQFRIGSLTKVFTAVLVMRLRDEGLLDLDDPLERHLKGTGVGEVTIAQLLGHSGGLAAETPGQWWERSSAALRPELSDVLGERPSLQVPGRRFHYSNPGYTLLGSLVEAIRGISWEEALRGEILEPLGMGRTTLDPVAPHAGGWAVHPWADVMLSEPSEHLGLMAPAGQLWSTAADLARFAAFLAAGDERVLGAASVEEMRAPASPDGEGDWEGSYGLGLQLLRRDGRTLIGHTGSLPGFVACLWVSVEDGLAGIALANATSGPPIAAVAADLVRIVADAEPRFPEPWRPLPEAEVDEELLSLTGPWYWGTYSYGLRLGPDRSVLLEPLRGAGRKARFRALAEGGWVGLDGYYAGETLRVVRRPDGSVSHLDLGSFVFTREPYEPGGAVPGGVDEAGWRGL
- a CDS encoding globin domain-containing protein produces the protein MMDAPTTTKDGAEARISEGASPDAVLVRRTLAEIAPVADQVTSYFYALLFVRNPELRDMFPVAMDAQRDRLLKALLAAAEHMDDVPVLTAYLENLGRGHRKYGTQAAHYPAVGEALIGALVRYATDSWGEETEAAWVRTYTTISQIMIDAAAEDERQAPAWWQAEVVTHDLRTSDVAVVTLRPDQPYPFLAGQYTTLETPWWPRIWRHYSFASAPRPDGLLSLHVKAVPAGWVSNALVHRARPGDVLRLGPPAGSMTVDHSTDSGLLCLGGGTGIAPIKALVEDVAEHGDRRPVDVFYGARSAHDLYDIDTMLRLQKTFPWLSVHPVVERQGCLPDAVCRYGSWAERDAYLSGPLGMVRRGVDALRGVGVPSDRIRHDFLAELTA